The following proteins are co-located in the Amycolatopsis tolypomycina genome:
- a CDS encoding LuxR C-terminal-related transcriptional regulator, whose amino-acid sequence MTLFDERLVRLLRDGQRSLSALAVRGHHALYDHLREVVASAMKVDAFYVALFRDPGHVLYAYQYDGSVYALPGLRELNPDGPTGWVFRNRRSYRYRDDGGAVLDRGIPWGDRGRRSADALVVPMRRTGTDEVIGVVSAQAYTSDCYGDAELAALEWLAEVLARMLSTEEENRRFLETLDDGERPAVTRVLSRSMADLVVERVSVVRAAAAELRDALERDGHPLLESARELVRECERLQVDTAEMEFDSYRQAAERFESLSAREREVAALLAEGLTNDEIRERLHIELPTVKTHVGKILRKYGVRQRSAAAAEISAYLGSVRPPG is encoded by the coding sequence GTGACGCTGTTCGACGAACGCCTGGTCCGGCTCCTGCGGGACGGGCAGCGGTCGCTCTCCGCGCTCGCCGTCCGCGGGCACCACGCCCTCTACGACCACCTCCGCGAGGTCGTGGCCTCGGCGATGAAGGTCGACGCCTTCTACGTGGCGCTGTTCCGCGACCCCGGGCACGTCCTCTACGCCTACCAGTACGACGGCTCGGTCTACGCCCTGCCCGGCCTGCGCGAACTGAACCCGGACGGGCCGACCGGCTGGGTGTTCCGCAACCGCCGGTCCTACCGCTACCGCGACGACGGCGGCGCGGTGCTCGACCGCGGCATCCCGTGGGGTGACCGGGGCCGCCGGTCGGCGGACGCGCTCGTCGTGCCGATGCGCCGGACGGGGACCGACGAGGTCATCGGCGTCGTCTCCGCCCAGGCCTACACGTCGGACTGCTACGGGGACGCCGAGCTGGCCGCGCTGGAATGGCTCGCCGAGGTGCTGGCCCGGATGCTGTCCACCGAGGAGGAGAACCGCCGGTTCCTGGAGACGCTCGACGACGGCGAGCGGCCGGCGGTGACGCGCGTGCTCTCGCGGTCGATGGCCGACCTCGTGGTCGAGCGGGTCTCCGTCGTGCGGGCGGCGGCCGCCGAACTGCGGGACGCGCTCGAGCGGGACGGTCACCCCCTGCTGGAGTCCGCGCGCGAGCTGGTGCGGGAGTGCGAACGGCTCCAGGTCGACACCGCCGAAATGGAGTTCGACTCCTACCGGCAGGCCGCCGAGCGGTTCGAGTCCCTGAGCGCCCGCGAGCGCGAGGTCGCGGCCCTGCTCGCCGAGGGCCTCACGAACGACGAGATCCGGGAACGGCTGCACATCGAGCTGCCCACGGTCAAGACCCACGTCGGCAAGATCCTGCGCAAGTACGGCGTGCGGCAGCGTTCGGCGGCCGCCGCGGAAATCTCCGCCTATCTCGGCAGCGTCCGCCCGCCGGGGTGA
- a CDS encoding ABC transporter ATP-binding protein has product MEFMLARRGRRRHAVTVPESGLTGPVDIPEPKQDDQPKDLRSRLKRAKTSVAGTVRGLPKVVKLTWQASPVLTILLALITLLSGLLPTVTAYVAKLLLDAVVAAIQGKGTTGDIVNVALFQFGVLAATAISSALTSIAQSLLQERMTLTIRHQVMAHASELHLAYFEGSASYDMLRQAAQEAPTRPLSMMNSALGLVRTLITFGSMIALLVAISPLLALVALVAPIPAFISQSKYGSRAFWLTFLMSPIKRRMDYLSSLVTTDTYAKETKLFGLGPYFVDRFRRLGLVSYERQRKLTINRNISSTAWGLLSTLAGSAIALYIALEAVGGRLTLGDLALYTAAATSVQTSVSGLFTAFSGMYENNLYLDTLYRFLDTKPEITAPPAPRPFPSVVDGHIEFDSVTFAYPGSDEPALENVSFEIRPGETVAVVGRNGAGKSTLFKLLCRLYDPTGGVIRLDGVDIREYDPVELRTRISAMFQDYVTYQGTAAENIGLGDLARLEDRPHIEESARRAGADERIERLPSGYDSPLGRWFDQGVSLSGGEWQKIALARAFQREAPLLILDEPTSALDAQAEHDLFSRLRSLSEGRTTLYISHRFSTVRQAERILLLDHGKVAEYGTHEELMAAKAGYAELFTLQARAYLDEVPS; this is encoded by the coding sequence ATGGAGTTCATGCTGGCCCGGCGCGGCCGGCGGCGGCACGCCGTGACGGTGCCGGAAAGCGGGCTCACCGGGCCCGTCGACATTCCCGAACCGAAGCAGGACGACCAGCCGAAGGACCTGCGCTCCCGGCTCAAGCGCGCGAAGACGTCCGTGGCGGGCACGGTGCGCGGCCTGCCCAAGGTCGTCAAGCTGACCTGGCAGGCCAGCCCGGTCCTGACCATCCTCCTGGCGCTGATCACGCTGCTGTCGGGCCTGCTGCCGACCGTGACCGCGTACGTCGCGAAGCTGCTGCTCGACGCCGTCGTCGCGGCGATCCAGGGCAAGGGCACCACCGGCGACATCGTCAACGTCGCGCTGTTCCAGTTCGGCGTGCTCGCCGCGACCGCGATCAGCAGCGCGCTGACGTCGATCGCGCAGTCGCTGCTGCAGGAACGGATGACGCTGACCATCCGCCACCAGGTCATGGCCCACGCGAGCGAGCTGCACCTGGCGTACTTCGAGGGATCGGCGTCCTACGACATGCTGCGCCAGGCCGCGCAGGAGGCGCCGACGCGGCCGCTGTCGATGATGAACTCGGCGCTGGGGCTGGTGCGGACGCTGATCACGTTCGGCAGCATGATCGCGCTGCTCGTCGCGATCAGCCCGCTGCTGGCCCTGGTCGCGCTGGTGGCGCCGATCCCGGCGTTCATCTCGCAGTCCAAGTACGGCTCGCGCGCGTTCTGGCTGACGTTCCTGATGTCGCCGATCAAGCGGCGGATGGACTACCTGTCGTCGCTGGTCACCACGGACACGTACGCGAAGGAGACGAAGCTGTTCGGGCTCGGCCCGTACTTCGTCGACCGCTTCCGCCGGCTGGGCCTGGTTTCGTACGAGCGGCAGCGGAAGCTGACGATCAACCGCAACATCAGCTCGACGGCCTGGGGACTCCTGAGCACGCTCGCGGGCTCGGCGATCGCGTTGTACATCGCGCTGGAGGCGGTCGGCGGCCGGCTCACGCTCGGCGACCTGGCGCTGTACACGGCCGCGGCGACGTCCGTGCAGACGTCGGTGTCCGGGCTGTTCACGGCGTTTTCGGGGATGTACGAGAACAACCTGTACCTCGACACGCTGTACCGGTTCCTGGACACGAAGCCGGAGATCACGGCGCCCCCGGCGCCCCGGCCGTTTCCGTCCGTTGTGGACGGTCACATCGAGTTCGACTCGGTGACGTTCGCGTACCCGGGCTCGGACGAGCCGGCGCTGGAGAACGTCAGCTTCGAGATCCGGCCGGGCGAGACGGTGGCGGTGGTGGGCCGCAACGGCGCGGGCAAGTCGACGCTGTTCAAGCTGCTCTGCCGGCTGTACGACCCGACTGGCGGGGTTATTCGCCTCGACGGCGTGGACATCCGCGAGTACGACCCGGTCGAGCTGCGCACCCGGATCAGCGCGATGTTCCAGGACTACGTGACGTACCAGGGCACGGCGGCGGAGAACATCGGCTTGGGGGACCTCGCGCGGCTGGAGGACCGGCCGCACATCGAGGAGTCGGCCCGCAGGGCGGGCGCGGACGAGCGCATCGAGCGGCTGCCGTCGGGCTACGACAGCCCGTTGGGCCGCTGGTTCGACCAGGGTGTCTCGCTGTCCGGCGGCGAGTGGCAGAAGATCGCGTTGGCCCGGGCTTTCCAGCGCGAGGCACCGCTGTTGATCCTCGACGAGCCGACGTCGGCGCTGGACGCGCAGGCCGAGCACGACCTGTTCTCGCGGCTGCGGTCGTTGTCCGAGGGCCGGACGACGTTGTACATCTCGCACCGGTTCTCGACGGTCCGGCAGGCTGAGCGGATCCTGCTGCTGGACCACGGGAAGGTGGCGGAGTACGGGACGCACGAGGAGCTGATGGCGGCGAAGGCGGGGTACGCGGAGCTGTTCACGCTGCAGGCGCGGGCGTACCTGGACGAGGTGCCGAGCTAG
- a CDS encoding dihydrolipoamide acetyltransferase family protein, with amino-acid sequence MPTYKQFPLADTAEGLTEADILSWHVKPGDTVTVNQIVVEIETAKAAVELPIPWAGVVTELHVEPGQTVEVGTPILTIDVDPGGAAAPAPAAAPAPAPAEEEEMKPLVGYGSKAVVTQRRARKSPNVALVASNAPNATLGASNAPNATLGRSPQPAPKPVAPRGGYVPLAKPPVRKLAKDLGVDLHTLTGSAEGGVITRDDVERAANGTPVVTSTVDSGARERRVPIKGVRKMTAAAMVQSAYTAPHVTEFLTIDVTPMMEFREKLKKSREFAGVKVTPLTFAAKAVCLAAKRTPDVNAVWDEAAQEIVYKDYVHLGIAAATPRGLIVPKVRDADSMSLKELANALTQLTETAREGKTSPADMANGTITITNVGVFGVDTGTPIINPGESAILCLGAIKDQPWVVDGEIKVRKVLQLSLSFDHRVVDGQQGSEFLADVGALLADPAMAMTY; translated from the coding sequence ATGCCCACGTACAAGCAATTCCCCCTCGCCGACACGGCGGAGGGGCTGACCGAAGCCGACATCCTGTCCTGGCACGTGAAGCCGGGCGACACGGTGACGGTGAACCAGATCGTGGTCGAGATCGAGACCGCGAAGGCCGCCGTCGAGCTGCCGATCCCGTGGGCCGGGGTCGTCACGGAGCTGCACGTCGAGCCGGGCCAGACGGTGGAGGTCGGCACGCCGATCCTCACCATCGACGTCGACCCCGGCGGGGCGGCCGCGCCCGCGCCCGCCGCCGCTCCGGCTCCCGCTCCGGCCGAGGAAGAAGAGATGAAGCCGCTGGTCGGCTACGGCTCCAAGGCCGTGGTCACGCAGCGCCGGGCTCGCAAGAGCCCCAATGTGGCGTTGGTTGCGTCCAACGCACCGAACGCCACATTGGGTGCGTCCAACGCACCCAACGCCACATTGGGGCGCTCGCCCCAGCCGGCCCCGAAGCCGGTTGCGCCTCGCGGCGGGTACGTCCCGCTCGCGAAGCCGCCGGTGCGGAAGCTCGCGAAGGATCTCGGCGTCGATCTGCACACGCTGACCGGAAGCGCCGAGGGTGGCGTGATCACCCGCGACGACGTCGAGCGCGCCGCCAACGGAACTCCGGTCGTCACGTCCACTGTGGACAGCGGCGCGCGTGAGCGGCGGGTGCCGATCAAGGGCGTCCGGAAGATGACCGCGGCCGCGATGGTGCAGAGCGCGTACACCGCTCCGCACGTCACGGAGTTCCTGACCATCGACGTCACGCCGATGATGGAGTTCCGCGAGAAGCTGAAGAAGTCGCGGGAGTTCGCCGGGGTCAAGGTCACGCCGCTGACGTTTGCCGCGAAGGCCGTGTGCCTGGCGGCGAAGCGGACGCCGGACGTCAACGCGGTCTGGGACGAAGCGGCGCAGGAGATCGTCTACAAGGACTACGTGCACCTCGGGATCGCCGCGGCCACCCCGCGCGGCCTGATCGTGCCAAAGGTCCGCGACGCCGACTCGATGTCGCTGAAGGAGCTGGCGAACGCGCTGACCCAGCTCACCGAGACGGCCCGCGAGGGCAAGACGTCGCCGGCGGACATGGCGAACGGCACGATCACGATCACCAACGTGGGCGTGTTCGGCGTCGACACCGGCACGCCGATCATCAACCCGGGCGAGTCCGCGATCCTGTGCCTCGGCGCGATCAAGGACCAGCCGTGGGTCGTGGACGGCGAGATCAAGGTCCGCAAGGTGCTCCAGCTGTCGCTGAGCTTCGACCACCGCGTGGTCGACGGCCAGCAGGGCTCGGAGTTCCTGGCCGACGTCGGCGCGTTGCTGGCCGACCCGGCGATGGCCATGACGTACTGA
- a CDS encoding FxsA family protein: protein MAVAFLLYVFAEIAAIWAVGSAVGVFGTLGLLLAGAILGSWLARREGAKAMRAFTSAARSGRPAEKELTDGMLVGLGGVLILVPGFVSDVLGLLLILPPSRAVARRLWLRRMEKRAVRFANQRRGPVMVVDSEVVPPSEERRREGTQPTVIEGRVIEG, encoded by the coding sequence ATGGCTGTCGCGTTCCTGCTTTACGTCTTCGCCGAGATCGCCGCGATCTGGGCGGTGGGCTCGGCCGTGGGTGTGTTCGGCACGCTGGGCCTCCTCCTGGCGGGAGCGATCCTGGGCTCGTGGCTGGCCCGCCGCGAGGGAGCCAAGGCGATGCGGGCGTTCACGTCAGCGGCCCGCTCGGGCCGGCCGGCGGAGAAGGAACTGACGGACGGAATGCTGGTCGGGCTCGGCGGTGTGCTGATCCTGGTGCCCGGGTTCGTTTCGGACGTCTTGGGGTTGCTGTTGATCCTGCCGCCTTCGCGCGCGGTGGCTCGGCGGCTGTGGTTGCGGCGGATGGAGAAGCGGGCGGTGCGGTTCGCCAACCAGCGGCGGGGGCCGGTGATGGTGGTGGACAGCGAGGTGGTGCCACCGTCGGAGGAGCGCCGGCGCGAAGGAACCCAGCCGACGGTGATCGAGGGACGGGTCATCGAGGGCTGA
- a CDS encoding DNA cytosine methyltransferase: MDSNAFETLRTNIPGSIEIDDEKRDIVQQGDVANPAIFNPEDHREVALLAGGVPCPPFTIAGKQLGANDERDLFAWAVEQVDKVRPRALMLENVRGLSLPRFSGYRQYVLDRLAEFKYVAEWRLLNACDFGVPQLRPRFVLVAMQEDDAKYFKWPEPVAEQLTVSAAIHDLMGANGWEGLDQWIEDADKIGPTIVGGSKKHGGADLGPTRAKRAWAELSVDAMGVADAPPARDAKFKTETNQAPGPKLTTEMVARIQGWLPGYEWTFTGRKTTRYRQIGNAFPPPVAEAVGSAILKALKHEGAVVSRETSNHDPVYKVLRELGGLVPASEILKRADLRNGLAEIEERITQLDRDFIIERELTSDGSLAYRLGEFKAFIGQANHERHEKFSQNRSKIS, encoded by the coding sequence CTGGACTCCAATGCCTTCGAGACCCTGCGGACCAATATCCCGGGATCAATCGAGATTGACGACGAAAAGCGCGACATCGTCCAGCAGGGCGATGTCGCCAATCCGGCCATCTTCAACCCCGAAGATCACCGTGAGGTCGCGTTGCTCGCCGGCGGGGTCCCGTGCCCGCCCTTCACGATCGCCGGGAAGCAGCTCGGCGCAAACGACGAACGTGATCTCTTCGCTTGGGCCGTGGAGCAGGTGGACAAGGTGCGGCCGCGTGCCCTGATGCTGGAGAACGTCCGAGGGCTCAGCCTGCCTCGGTTCTCGGGTTACCGGCAGTACGTCTTGGACAGGCTTGCCGAGTTCAAGTACGTCGCTGAATGGCGATTGCTCAACGCATGTGACTTCGGAGTGCCGCAGCTCCGGCCCCGGTTCGTGCTGGTCGCCATGCAGGAGGACGACGCCAAGTACTTCAAGTGGCCCGAACCTGTCGCCGAGCAGCTCACCGTCAGTGCCGCCATTCACGACCTCATGGGCGCCAACGGCTGGGAGGGGCTCGACCAATGGATCGAGGACGCTGACAAGATCGGGCCCACGATCGTCGGTGGTTCCAAGAAGCACGGCGGCGCAGACCTGGGGCCGACCAGGGCCAAGCGCGCATGGGCTGAGCTGAGCGTCGATGCGATGGGCGTGGCGGACGCCCCGCCCGCGCGGGATGCCAAGTTCAAGACCGAGACGAACCAAGCTCCTGGCCCGAAGCTGACCACCGAAATGGTCGCCCGTATCCAAGGCTGGCTCCCTGGATATGAGTGGACCTTCACCGGGCGGAAGACGACTCGCTACCGGCAGATTGGCAATGCATTCCCGCCTCCAGTTGCTGAAGCAGTGGGCTCTGCGATCTTAAAGGCACTCAAGCACGAAGGCGCGGTCGTCTCACGTGAGACCTCGAACCATGACCCCGTTTACAAAGTTCTCCGGGAACTCGGCGGGCTCGTACCCGCCAGTGAGATTCTGAAACGCGCTGACCTTCGCAACGGGCTCGCCGAGATCGAGGAACGCATCACTCAGCTCGATCGCGACTTCATCATCGAACGCGAGCTCACGTCTGACGGGAGCCTTGCCTACCGGCTTGGCGAGTTCAAAGCATTCATCGGTCAGGCCAACCACGAACGCCACGAAAAGTTCAGCCAGAACCGGTCCAAGATCAGCTAG
- a CDS encoding TetR/AcrR family transcriptional regulator, which produces MSVEARRAMIVHAVLPLLVEHGANVTTSQIARAAGIGEGTIFRAFKDKDELFDACTAEALRPDHALDAIADIPLDQPLADRLVEAAEALGAHLERMGALMGALHASGRHKLRDPEQRLKDRRASWKGNRRESMVAMRGAIVELFTPEKDRLRLPPEQLATLYLALLFGGRPMAADGDAPTTRQVVDVFLHGAVGAE; this is translated from the coding sequence ATGAGCGTCGAAGCCCGGCGCGCCATGATCGTGCACGCGGTGCTGCCGCTCCTGGTGGAGCACGGCGCGAACGTCACGACCAGCCAGATCGCCCGCGCGGCCGGCATCGGCGAAGGCACGATCTTCCGCGCGTTCAAGGACAAGGACGAGCTCTTCGACGCCTGCACCGCGGAGGCGCTGCGGCCCGACCACGCGCTCGACGCGATCGCCGACATCCCCCTGGACCAGCCCCTGGCCGACCGGCTCGTCGAGGCCGCCGAAGCACTCGGCGCCCACCTCGAGCGGATGGGGGCGCTGATGGGCGCCCTGCACGCGTCCGGGCGGCACAAGCTGCGCGACCCCGAACAGCGCCTCAAGGACCGGCGCGCCAGCTGGAAGGGCAACCGGCGCGAGTCGATGGTCGCCATGCGCGGCGCGATCGTCGAGCTGTTCACGCCCGAGAAGGACCGGCTGCGGCTGCCGCCCGAGCAGCTGGCCACGCTCTACCTGGCCCTGCTGTTCGGCGGCCGCCCGATGGCCGCGGACGGCGACGCGCCCACCACGCGCCAGGTGGTCGACGTCTTCCTGCACGGCGCCGTGGGGGCCGAGTGA
- a CDS encoding very short patch repair endonuclease, whose amino-acid sequence MARRERHPPTDQEAKPKPYPAAASEGRSRNMRANRRTDTKPEVTLRKELHRLGYRYRKDLPIVLEGVRVRPDIVFTKRKVAIFVDGCFWHVCPEHGRHPTSNEWYWTPKLRRNMSRDQLVTEALVEAGWRVVRIWEHVPLRDAVSAVEAAIS is encoded by the coding sequence ATGGCGCGCCGCGAGAGACACCCGCCAACTGATCAAGAAGCCAAGCCGAAGCCCTACCCTGCCGCTGCCAGCGAGGGGCGTTCCCGCAACATGCGAGCCAATAGGCGCACGGACACCAAGCCAGAGGTGACTCTTCGCAAGGAGCTGCATCGCCTTGGTTATCGGTACCGCAAGGACCTGCCGATAGTGCTCGAAGGGGTGCGTGTTCGTCCGGACATCGTCTTCACGAAGCGAAAGGTCGCGATCTTCGTCGACGGTTGCTTCTGGCACGTCTGCCCGGAACACGGGCGCCACCCGACCAGCAACGAGTGGTACTGGACGCCGAAGCTCCGGCGCAACATGAGCCGTGATCAGCTGGTTACGGAAGCGCTCGTGGAAGCGGGCTGGCGAGTGGTCCGCATCTGGGAACACGTGCCGCTGCGTGATGCCGTCTCGGCTGTCGAGGCCGCGATCTCGTAG
- the pdhA gene encoding pyruvate dehydrogenase (acetyl-transferring) E1 component subunit alpha: MPSEQWTHPEPGDGPAAVAAQPSPEQVIAGLRATSEGGAELTQLLTPEGERVPSPQFDKYVEDVDAEALRGLYRDMVLVRRADREANAMQRQGQLGIWVPLLGQEAAQIGSGRALKAHDMAFPSYREHGVAYARGVDMKDLLGIFRCTDHSGWDYQRHGFHPYTIVIGNQVLNAAGYAMGQKFEGKVGDDDGEATIVYFGDGATSQGDVHEGFVWAAVYDAPLVFFCQNNQWAISEPTERQSRLPLYQRARGYGFPGIRVDGNDVLACLAVSRWALDECRHGNGPVLIEAFTYRMDAHTTTDDPTRYRLSDELEEWKLKDPIERVRAYLARGGYADQAFFDSVQADADAFAADLRDYTFNMPEPPPDRIFSNVYAEGNPLLEAQREEFLSYLDGFVSAGEH; encoded by the coding sequence ATGCCGTCCGAACAGTGGACGCACCCGGAGCCGGGAGACGGCCCCGCCGCGGTCGCGGCCCAGCCCTCCCCCGAACAGGTGATCGCCGGATTGCGGGCAACCAGCGAAGGTGGCGCTGAGCTGACTCAGCTGCTCACCCCCGAAGGCGAACGGGTCCCCTCGCCGCAGTTCGACAAGTACGTCGAGGACGTCGACGCCGAAGCCCTGCGCGGCCTGTACCGCGACATGGTGCTGGTCCGGCGGGCCGACCGCGAGGCGAACGCCATGCAGCGCCAGGGCCAGCTCGGCATCTGGGTCCCGCTGCTCGGCCAGGAAGCCGCGCAGATCGGCTCCGGCCGCGCGCTGAAGGCGCACGACATGGCGTTCCCCAGCTACCGCGAGCACGGCGTCGCATACGCGCGCGGGGTCGACATGAAGGACCTGCTGGGCATCTTCCGGTGCACGGACCACAGCGGCTGGGACTACCAGCGCCACGGGTTCCACCCGTACACCATCGTGATCGGCAACCAGGTGCTCAACGCCGCCGGCTACGCGATGGGCCAGAAGTTCGAGGGCAAGGTCGGTGACGACGACGGCGAAGCGACGATCGTCTACTTCGGAGACGGCGCGACTTCGCAGGGTGACGTCCACGAAGGATTCGTCTGGGCCGCCGTCTACGACGCGCCGCTGGTGTTCTTCTGCCAGAACAACCAGTGGGCGATCTCCGAGCCGACCGAGCGCCAGTCGCGCCTGCCGCTGTACCAGCGCGCCCGCGGCTACGGCTTCCCCGGCATCCGCGTCGACGGCAACGACGTCCTCGCCTGCCTGGCGGTGTCGCGCTGGGCGCTCGACGAGTGCCGCCACGGCAACGGCCCAGTGCTGATCGAGGCGTTCACCTACCGGATGGACGCGCACACGACGACCGACGACCCCACCCGCTACCGGCTCTCCGACGAGCTGGAGGAGTGGAAGCTCAAGGACCCGATCGAGCGCGTCCGCGCGTACCTGGCCCGCGGCGGCTACGCCGACCAGGCGTTCTTCGACAGCGTCCAGGCCGACGCCGACGCCTTCGCCGCCGACCTGCGCGACTACACGTTCAACATGCCGGAGCCACCGCCGGACCGGATCTTCAGCAACGTCTACGCCGAGGGCAACCCCCTGCTGGAGGCGCAGCGCGAAGAGTTCCTGTCCTACCTCGACGGCTTCGTCTCGGCGGGTGAGCACTGA
- a CDS encoding alpha-ketoacid dehydrogenase subunit beta, which produces MTDLQKLTIGKALNLGLRRAMEEDPKVLIMGEDVGKLGGVFRITDGLQKDFGEQRVLDTPLAESGIIGTAVGLAVRGFRPVCEIQFEGFIFPGFDQISSQLAKLHYRTQGKIKMPVVIRVPFGGGIGAVEHHSESPESLFAHIPGLKVVSISNAVDAYWGIQQAIKSDDPVLFFEPKRLYHSGALRAEIDVTGTPAQVFSSQVVREGTTATVVAYGPSVKVALDAAAAAEDEGKSLEVIDLRTLSPLDLGPVFESVRKTGRLIALSEAPSESSLTSEIAARVQQECFYSLEAPVLRVTGFDTPYPPAKLEEHYLPDLDRVLHAVDRSLAW; this is translated from the coding sequence ATGACCGACCTCCAGAAACTCACCATCGGCAAGGCCCTCAACCTCGGCCTGCGCCGCGCCATGGAAGAAGACCCGAAGGTCCTGATCATGGGTGAGGACGTCGGCAAGCTCGGCGGCGTCTTCCGGATCACCGACGGCCTGCAGAAGGACTTCGGCGAGCAGCGCGTGCTCGACACGCCGCTGGCGGAGTCCGGCATCATCGGCACCGCGGTCGGCCTGGCCGTGCGCGGCTTCCGGCCGGTGTGCGAGATCCAGTTCGAGGGCTTCATCTTCCCCGGCTTCGACCAGATCTCCTCGCAGCTGGCGAAGCTGCACTACCGGACGCAGGGCAAGATCAAGATGCCGGTCGTGATCCGGGTGCCGTTCGGCGGCGGGATCGGCGCGGTCGAGCACCACTCGGAGTCGCCGGAGTCGCTGTTCGCGCACATTCCCGGCCTCAAGGTCGTGTCCATTTCGAACGCCGTCGACGCCTACTGGGGCATCCAGCAGGCGATCAAGTCGGACGACCCGGTGCTGTTCTTCGAGCCGAAGCGGCTGTACCACTCGGGTGCGCTGCGCGCGGAGATCGACGTCACGGGCACGCCGGCGCAGGTGTTCTCGTCGCAGGTCGTCCGCGAAGGCACGACGGCGACGGTCGTCGCGTACGGCCCGTCGGTGAAGGTCGCCCTCGACGCGGCCGCCGCGGCCGAGGACGAAGGCAAGTCCCTCGAGGTCATCGACCTGCGCACGCTCTCGCCACTGGACCTCGGCCCGGTGTTCGAGTCGGTGCGCAAGACCGGACGGCTGATCGCGCTGTCGGAGGCGCCGTCGGAGTCGTCGCTGACGTCGGAGATCGCCGCGCGCGTCCAGCAGGAGTGCTTCTACTCGCTGGAAGCGCCCGTCCTCCGGGTGACCGGGTTCGACACGCCGTACCCGCCGGCCAAGCTCGAGGAGCACTACCTCCCCGACCTGGACCGGGTGCTGCACGCCGTCGACCGCTCGCTCGCCTGGTAA